A genome region from Allomeiothermus silvanus DSM 9946 includes the following:
- a CDS encoding glutamate racemase has product MTVGVFDSGVGGLAALEELRRLRPDLDYLYLADTAWAPYGPLPPERIRERVEQVGGFLLEAGAEALVVACNTASAWGAGALEGLRAPVLEAIGPTRQAAGREEGTAVWTTAATWRSGVYRGVGEVIPTPLLAPLVEEGHLDDRVAEAVVGAYLERLPGGTRRLVLGCTHYSFLRPLLSRLAPGLALVDSALALARTAARRLPPARGRGRLRLLVTSERGAYSRRVGLEAEEVRL; this is encoded by the coding sequence ATGACGGTGGGGGTCTTCGACTCGGGGGTAGGGGGGCTGGCCGCGCTGGAGGAGTTGCGGCGGCTGCGCCCCGACCTGGACTACCTGTATCTGGCGGACACGGCCTGGGCCCCCTACGGCCCGCTGCCCCCGGAGCGCATCCGGGAGCGGGTGGAGCAGGTGGGAGGGTTTTTGCTCGAGGCCGGGGCCGAGGCCCTGGTGGTGGCCTGCAACACCGCCTCGGCCTGGGGGGCGGGAGCGCTGGAGGGCTTGCGGGCCCCGGTGCTGGAGGCCATCGGGCCGACCCGCCAGGCGGCGGGAAGGGAGGAGGGAACGGCGGTGTGGACCACCGCCGCGACCTGGAGAAGCGGGGTCTACCGGGGGGTGGGGGAGGTGATCCCCACCCCGCTGCTGGCCCCGCTGGTGGAGGAAGGCCACCTCGACGACCGGGTAGCAGAGGCGGTGGTGGGGGCCTACCTGGAGCGGCTCCCGGGGGGAACCCGGCGGCTGGTGCTCGGCTGCACCCACTACAGCTTCCTGCGGCCTCTGCTGTCGCGGCTGGCCCCGGGCCTGGCGCTGGTGGACTCGGCCCTGGCGCTGGCCCGCACGGCGGCTCGGCGGCTTCCGCCTGCGCGGGGTCGGGGACGGCTACGGCTGCTGGTCACCAGCGAAAGGGGCGCGTATTCGCGCAGGGTAGGGCTGGAAGCGGAGGAGGTGCGGCTGTGA
- a CDS encoding exodeoxyribonuclease VII large subunit: MEAEVLHPGEVLRSLRDGFSRRVVVVRGRLRRSDRAYRNGFYHSLVGQEGESLTLLASPALDARLPRDDRHQVTVRGYLEFNLMDSRIQPLVVLSEVLHSQAAEVPDPRLALLERLARKERKDLPTLLRRAILSGERPRLLLIYAYEGIVDHDVEKALGDRRAAYQIEEHRIRFTPEALASHLEQADLRGYAAIGIVRGGGSGLEVFDHPQLVEAVLGMRTPFIAAIGHAKDQTLVAAAADWRVETPSLLGTRLGELAGPVEAPQQAADGAAPEPQARRPGVPWELWLWRIAALAALLYLLWRRL; encoded by the coding sequence GTGGAAGCTGAGGTGCTGCACCCTGGGGAGGTGCTGCGCTCGCTGCGGGACGGGTTTTCCCGCCGGGTGGTGGTGGTCCGGGGTCGCCTGCGCCGCTCGGATCGGGCCTATCGCAACGGCTTCTACCACAGCCTGGTGGGCCAGGAGGGAGAGAGCCTGACCCTGCTGGCCTCGCCTGCCCTGGATGCCCGGCTGCCGCGGGACGACCGCCACCAGGTCACGGTGCGGGGGTATTTGGAGTTCAACCTGATGGACTCGCGCATCCAGCCGCTGGTGGTGCTCTCCGAGGTGCTGCACAGCCAGGCCGCTGAGGTACCGGACCCCCGGCTGGCCTTGCTGGAGCGGCTGGCCCGCAAGGAGCGCAAGGACCTGCCCACCCTGCTGCGGCGGGCCATTCTGAGCGGGGAGCGGCCCCGGCTGCTGCTGATCTACGCCTACGAAGGCATCGTGGACCACGACGTAGAGAAGGCCCTGGGGGATCGGCGGGCGGCCTACCAGATCGAGGAGCACCGCATCCGCTTCACCCCGGAGGCCCTGGCCAGCCACCTCGAGCAGGCGGACCTGCGGGGGTACGCGGCCATCGGGATCGTGCGGGGCGGAGGGAGCGGGCTGGAGGTGTTCGACCACCCCCAGTTGGTGGAGGCGGTCCTGGGGATGCGCACCCCGTTCATCGCGGCCATCGGCCACGCCAAGGACCAGACCCTGGTGGCGGCGGCAGCAGACTGGCGGGTGGAGACCCCCAGCCTGCTGGGAACCCGGCTCGGGGAACTGGCCGGCCCGGTAGAGGCCCCACAACAGGCTGCCGATGGCGCGGCCCCTGAACCGCAGGCGCGGCGGCCTGGGGTGCCCTGGGAGCTATGGTTGTGGCGCATCGCGGCGCTGGCGGCGCTGCTGTACCTGTTATGGAGGCGACTGTGA
- a CDS encoding DUF4900 domain-containing protein — MRRDGYALLMVLGLALTVGLAAALMSVRMAQEADQSRLEAEKALAQVQLDGRHNELLLRLAGAFREEVRGLLEAQNTRGRFAFGSGGSAPDQSSVSTAMSSLRQALQTRADALLCPQGFRLYFERTACGQPLPDNVRLPDPGYVSGAPRSGGALSVQRYRLPFVAYAQGERGEARQERYLLGAYEFDLGDALPSRYAMLLDNAYDARGNLHLFDGGVVLEGRLHVAGLLGVRDNPWLAGAVTSGSCPALGVDGSCVGDPTPGMAFFSQGFVPQSALLPAPDRPCLGGDCPVWGDGVDLRMSGLSVSGLNLSGWSPALSVNGDADEVALWSQGGGQYLRVCAPGCTNYRVRGNTLERETPPFWRPEVRLPTDGTLPRLGLEVQGQIRRLKAGNAFGIAVADGVSVEIVAWDGIRITSSLAYENSPCTFVGGRSGDQLVPSRCNNLGATGRLAVLSRGGDIRLGYGNGDPSLNLAEDNPRLHGHFLAPKGSIGTENLGASGTRRGTVFLLGALAMGRWQDWGNDQSGWNLSLTYDPRLAERPALVEEPTLKSGVLGVYLRLEGEQQAD; from the coding sequence GTGAGACGGGACGGATATGCCCTGTTGATGGTGCTGGGACTGGCCCTGACAGTGGGGCTGGCCGCGGCGTTGATGTCGGTGCGGATGGCTCAGGAAGCCGACCAAAGCCGCCTGGAAGCGGAAAAAGCCCTGGCGCAGGTTCAGCTGGACGGGCGTCACAACGAGCTGCTGCTGCGGCTGGCGGGAGCTTTTCGGGAGGAGGTGCGCGGCCTTTTGGAGGCCCAGAACACCCGGGGGCGCTTCGCCTTCGGCAGCGGGGGCAGCGCCCCGGATCAAAGCAGCGTGAGCACGGCCATGAGCAGCCTGCGGCAGGCCTTGCAGACGCGGGCCGACGCGCTGCTGTGCCCGCAGGGCTTTCGCCTGTACTTCGAGCGCACCGCCTGCGGCCAGCCTCTGCCGGATAACGTCCGGCTCCCCGATCCCGGCTACGTGAGCGGGGCCCCGCGCAGCGGCGGGGCCCTGAGCGTCCAGCGCTACCGGCTGCCCTTCGTGGCCTACGCCCAGGGGGAGCGAGGGGAGGCCCGTCAGGAACGCTACTTGCTGGGAGCGTATGAGTTCGATCTGGGCGACGCGCTGCCCAGCCGCTACGCGATGCTGCTGGACAACGCCTACGACGCCCGGGGCAACCTGCACCTGTTCGACGGCGGCGTGGTGCTGGAAGGAAGGTTGCACGTGGCGGGGCTGCTGGGGGTGCGGGACAACCCCTGGCTGGCCGGGGCGGTGACTTCGGGCAGCTGTCCGGCGCTGGGGGTGGACGGCAGCTGTGTGGGCGACCCTACCCCAGGGATGGCCTTTTTCAGCCAGGGCTTCGTTCCCCAATCAGCACTGCTCCCCGCGCCGGATCGGCCCTGTCTGGGAGGCGACTGCCCGGTCTGGGGAGACGGAGTAGATCTGCGGATGAGCGGGCTTTCGGTCTCGGGGTTGAACCTCTCCGGGTGGAGCCCGGCCCTGAGCGTGAACGGCGACGCTGATGAGGTGGCGCTGTGGAGCCAGGGCGGAGGGCAGTACCTGCGGGTGTGTGCCCCCGGCTGCACGAACTACCGGGTGCGGGGCAACACCCTGGAGCGAGAAACGCCTCCGTTCTGGCGACCCGAGGTGCGCCTCCCCACAGACGGAACCCTGCCCCGGCTGGGCCTCGAGGTGCAGGGGCAGATCCGCCGCCTGAAGGCCGGCAACGCCTTCGGGATCGCGGTGGCCGACGGGGTAAGTGTGGAGATCGTGGCCTGGGACGGTATCCGCATCACCTCCAGCCTGGCCTACGAGAACAGCCCCTGCACCTTCGTGGGCGGGCGCAGCGGGGACCAGCTGGTCCCCTCGCGCTGCAACAACTTAGGGGCCACCGGGCGGCTGGCGGTGCTGAGCCGCGGGGGCGACATCCGGCTGGGGTACGGCAACGGCGACCCCAGCCTGAACCTGGCCGAGGACAACCCCCGCCTGCACGGCCATTTCCTGGCCCCCAAAGGGAGCATCGGCACGGAGAACCTCGGCGCGAGCGGAACCCGGCGGGGAACGGTTTTTCTGCTGGGGGCGCTGGCCATGGGCCGCTGGCAGGACTGGGGGAACGACCAGAGCGGGTGGAACCTCTCGCTGACCTACGACCCCCGCCTGGCAGAGCGCCCGGCGTTGGTGGAGGAACCGACCCTGAAGAGCGGGGTGCTGGGGGTCTACCTGCGCCTGGAGGGGGAGCAACAGGCGGACTGA